A part of Pararge aegeria chromosome W, ilParAegt1.1, whole genome shotgun sequence genomic DNA contains:
- the LOC120635915 gene encoding uncharacterized protein LOC120635915, whose translation MSSSSEDTARSQVNTRVRQKTRKAERVSAVGEELVSPISVKHIKAPPFWAEKPNIWFRQVEGQFKMYGITDEETKFYQVLSSLERQYAAEVEDIITGPPDYTRLKTELIKRLSASKENKIKQLLTHEQIGSRKPSQFLRHLQHLAGSDKPADFLKTIWTSRLPADMQSIVASQQTLTLNALADLAYRIYDIATPPDQVAAVTSSSAIDVLAQQVAELNKQVSVLVARDNQRSRSKERGRTRGSKHNRSRSRRSTPNNRRFPSCWYHHKFGSSAAKCVQPCNFNPTSGNGRSNQ comes from the coding sequence ATGAGTAGCAGCAGTGAGGACACGGCCCGCTCGCAGGTCAACACGCGAGTCCGCCAGAAGACCCGAAAAGCGGAACGAGTGAGTGCCGTTGGTGAAGAGCTGGTGTCGCCTATATCCGTGAAGCATATTAAGGCCCCTCCTTTTTGGGCAGAAAAACCAAATATTTGGTTTCGACAAGTCGAGGGACAATTCAAAATGTACGGCATCACCGACGAGGAAACCAAATTCTACCAGGTGCTATCTTCGTTGGAAAGACAGTACGCAGCAGAGGTAGAAGATATTATTACTGGCCCGCCCGACTATACACGGCTTAAAACGGAACTAATAAAAAGGTTATCCGCGtccaaggaaaataaaataaaacagctcCTGACGCACGAACAGATTGGCAGCCGCAAACCGTCGCAATTCTTACGACATCTGCAACACCTGGCAGGATCGGATAAACCGGCAGATTTTTTAAAGACTATTTGGACCAGCCGGTTGCCCGCAGATATGCAGTCTATAGTCGCGTCCCAACAAACTTTAACGTTGAATGCCCTTGCTGACCTCGCCTACCGTATTTACGACATTGCCACCCCACCGGACCAGGTAGCCGCTGTGACGTCATCATCAGCAATAGACGTGCTAGCCCAGCAAGTTGCGGAACTCAATAAGCAGGTTAGTGTGCTTGTTGCGCGTGATAACCAAAGGTCGAGGTCGAAAGAACGCGGTAGAACTCGTGGGAGTAAACACAACCGATCGCGATCAAGAAGATCGACTCCCAACAACCGCCGGTTTCCAAGCTGTTGGTACCACCACAAGTTCGGGTCGAGTGCGGCCAAATGTGTGCAGCCCTGTAATTTTAACCCGACGTCGGGAAACGGCCGGAGCAATCAGTGA
- the LOC120635916 gene encoding uncharacterized protein LOC120635916 — MESILTPPSSFCFDKNASDANNIHDKWMKWKRSYEIYSKACEINKKSLEIQVNILLHVVGEQCREILDQLPEKCTTVENIWKKLDEQFKTKRNVTVERHRFFIRDHRDNETIEQYVFELGKLAQNCEFRDLHDELIKDRLVCGVSSAAIRERLLTEDDLSLKKAMDICRAAVASRTYSEKIKPEREDMHNVHQVKQMQNHIALVKSKISSSRGQIRSQVPDDAAKFERWSGGRGDRAESRCQRAAGPRERPLPTRGRGASQWRSVAGSNNQCSYCGIVHKKFECPAYGQKCARCLRMNHFARVCGVNYIEDSDDKDSEASG, encoded by the exons ATGGAAAGTATATTGACGCCGCCGTCTTCGTTTTGTTTTGACAAAAATGCATCGGACGCAAATAACATTCATGACAAATGGATGAAGTGGAAAagaagttatgaaatatacagtaaagcgtgtgaaataaataaaaaatcattggaaatacaggtgaacattttattgcacgtgGTGGGTGAGCAGTGTCGAGAAATTTTAGATCAACTGCCAGAGAAATGCACGACTGTTGAAAACATATGGAAAAAGTTGGATGaacaattcaaaacaaaaagaaacgtaACGGTTGAACGTCATAGATTTTTTATTCGTGATCATCGTGACAACGAAACTATCGAGCAGTATGTGTTTGAGTTGGGAAAATTAGCTCAAAATTGTGAGTTTCGTGATTTGCACGACGAACTGATCAAAGATCGGCTGGTGTGTGGCGTTTCAAGTGCAGCCATTCGTGAACGGTTATTAACAGAGGATGACCTGTCACTAAAAAAGGCGATGGATATTTGCCGTGCTGCCGTGGCATCCCGGACCTATTCGGAGAAGATTAAGCCTGAAAGAGAAGATATGCATAATGTTCATCAAGTAAAACAAATGCAAAATCACATTGCACTTGTAAAGTCGAAGATATCATCGTCACGAGGACAAATAAGAAGCCAGGTACCCGACGACGCAGCGAAGTTCGAGCGATGGAGTGGAGGGCGCGGCGATCGCGCGGAGTCGCGTTGCCAGCGCGCTGCTGGGCCGCGCGAGCGCCCCCTGCCGACCAGAGGCCGTGGCGCGAGCCAGTGGCGTTCGGTTGCGGGTTCGAATAATCAGTGTAGTTATTGTGGAATAGTGCATAAAAAGTTTGAGTGCCCAGCCTATGGCCAAAAGTGTGCGCGGTGTTTAAGGATGAATCATTTTGCCCGGGTTTGTGGGGTGAATTATATTGAGGACTCTGATGATAAG GACAGTGAGGCCTCCGGATAG